One Pseudomonadales bacterium genomic region harbors:
- the rlmB gene encoding 23S rRNA (guanosine(2251)-2'-O)-methyltransferase RlmB encodes MTNDPETKSLVYGFHPVQALLQRSPERIEQLWVQNDKFNSRIRQLLKVANHKQVPVLQVEREELDTLVDGNHQGVAARCAARQEFDEGYLEDLLDNLELAPLLLVLDGVTDPHNLGACLRTADAAGVNAVIVPKDNSAPITSTVSKVSSGAAETLPFVRVTNLARTLKWLQARGLWITGAAVDESAQVLYCADLTGPRVLVMGSEGKGMRRLTRETCDELVYIPMAGEVSSLNVSVATGVCLFEAVRQRSQPQK; translated from the coding sequence ATGACGAACGACCCCGAAACCAAGAGCCTAGTTTACGGCTTTCATCCAGTGCAAGCCTTGCTGCAACGCAGCCCGGAACGCATAGAACAATTATGGGTGCAAAATGACAAGTTTAATTCGCGCATTAGACAGCTATTAAAAGTCGCAAATCACAAACAAGTTCCCGTGCTCCAAGTCGAACGTGAAGAGCTGGATACTTTGGTGGATGGTAATCATCAGGGTGTTGCAGCACGTTGCGCTGCCCGCCAAGAGTTCGACGAAGGCTATCTGGAAGATTTGTTAGATAACCTAGAACTAGCGCCGCTATTGCTCGTATTAGATGGTGTTACCGACCCACATAACTTAGGCGCTTGCCTGCGCACAGCTGATGCGGCTGGCGTCAACGCCGTAATCGTTCCCAAGGACAATAGTGCTCCCATCACCTCCACCGTGAGTAAAGTTTCATCAGGGGCGGCGGAAACATTGCCCTTTGTTCGTGTTACTAACCTCGCCAGAACATTAAAATGGCTTCAGGCACGGGGGCTATGGATTACTGGCGCCGCCGTCGATGAAAGTGCACAAGTACTGTATTGCGCTGACCTCACCGGCCCCCGAGTACTGGTGATGGGCTCCGAGGGGAAAGGTATGCGCCGACTGACACGAGAAACTTGCGATGAGCTGGTCTATATCCCAATGGCGGGGGAGGTGAGCAGCCTCAATGTTTCTGTCGCCACTGGCGTATGCCTGTTCGAAGCGGTACGGCAAAGATCACAACCACAAAAGTAG